The following coding sequences are from one Limnobacter sp. SAORIC-580 window:
- the dnaQ gene encoding DNA polymerase III subunit epsilon, whose protein sequence is MRYVVLDTETTGLEVRQGHRIIEIGCIEVNGRQVTDHHFHQYINPEREVDEGAFQVHGISDEMLADKPKFKQIAKDFLDFVQGSTLIIHNASFDIGFLDGELERLGLGKMADYVDGVIDSLGMAREMFPGKRNNLDALCDRLGVNNAHRQLHGALLDSQILAEVYLAMTRGQDSLVIDLNAHHEDDGVERIKLSALSLPEPEPTDEELVLHQAYLTDIEKAAKGPSVWSKISQATEEPAV, encoded by the coding sequence ATGAGATATGTAGTACTGGATACAGAAACAACCGGCCTGGAAGTTAGGCAGGGTCACCGGATTATCGAAATTGGGTGTATCGAAGTGAATGGTCGGCAGGTGACTGACCACCATTTTCACCAATACATCAACCCCGAGCGTGAGGTCGATGAGGGTGCATTCCAGGTGCACGGTATTTCCGATGAAATGCTGGCAGACAAGCCGAAATTCAAGCAAATCGCCAAAGACTTTCTTGATTTTGTGCAGGGCAGCACGCTGATCATTCACAACGCATCATTCGATATCGGTTTTCTGGATGGTGAACTTGAACGTCTGGGCTTGGGCAAGATGGCCGACTATGTGGACGGCGTAATCGATTCCCTGGGCATGGCGCGTGAAATGTTTCCCGGCAAACGCAATAACCTGGATGCGCTGTGTGACCGCCTTGGGGTGAATAACGCACACCGTCAGCTGCACGGGGCGCTGCTGGACTCGCAAATTCTGGCGGAAGTTTATTTGGCGATGACCCGCGGGCAAGACAGCCTGGTGATTGATCTGAATGCGCATCATGAGGACGATGGTGTAGAGCGAATCAAACTCAGCGCGCTGAGTTTGCCAGAACCTGAGCCCACCGATGAGGAGTTGGTGCTGCACCAAGCCTATTTGACGGACATTGAAAAAGCGGCCAAAGGGCCAAGCGTGTGGAGCAAAATCAGCCAGGCGACTGAAGAACCCGCAGTTTAA